Proteins from one Bacteroides mediterraneensis genomic window:
- a CDS encoding IS1182 family transposase, protein MFKNYTSNDNLLLPPCLGDFIPQNDPVRVVHRIIEQISLEELYRKYSVKGCPAYHPRMMLQILVYAYLRNIYSSRRIEEFCRNDIRFMWLTGTRVPDHNTINRFRSSRLKDVLKTVFATIVKFLVAEGFVSLDVACTDGTKMEANANRYTFVWGKSIHTRISRIAEQLEEIWRYAESVTKQELRDSAPVTYQDITPEKVERALEQIHEALEGTDADRKVKAKVRRVRKAWPEQLKKYESQGKILDGRNSYSKTDPDATFMRMKEDHMRNGQLKPGYNPQVSTNGQFILNYTLHQCAGDTSTYPLHMEDFHSLYGRYPDVSVCDAGYGSEENYLYAFRHGIETFIKYNYFHKEQKRSFRNDPFLSANFYYNEETDGMYCPMGQRMERLSDVKRTTDNGFVQTISRYRARNCKGCPLRCRCHRSRSERIVQVNHRLRKIKEREREKLLSAEGLKYRSQRPQDVEAVFGNLKNNKHFKRFHLRGLKKVEIEFGLLAIAHNLQK, encoded by the coding sequence ATGTTTAAAAACTATACCTCCAACGATAATCTGCTTTTACCTCCGTGTTTAGGCGATTTTATTCCCCAGAACGATCCGGTCCGGGTTGTTCACCGTATCATTGAACAGATCAGCCTGGAAGAACTTTACCGCAAGTACTCCGTCAAAGGCTGTCCGGCCTACCATCCCCGCATGATGCTGCAGATTCTGGTATATGCCTATCTGCGCAATATCTATTCCAGCCGCCGCATTGAGGAGTTCTGCCGCAATGACATCCGCTTCATGTGGCTGACCGGTACCAGGGTGCCTGACCACAACACCATCAACCGTTTTCGCAGCAGCCGGCTGAAGGATGTGCTCAAGACCGTCTTCGCCACCATCGTGAAGTTCCTCGTGGCGGAGGGCTTTGTAAGTCTGGACGTGGCCTGCACCGACGGGACGAAGATGGAGGCGAACGCCAACCGTTATACGTTCGTCTGGGGCAAGTCCATCCACACCCGCATCTCCAGAATTGCGGAACAGCTTGAGGAGATATGGCGGTACGCCGAGTCCGTCACCAAGCAGGAGCTGCGCGACTCCGCTCCCGTCACTTACCAGGACATCACCCCCGAGAAGGTGGAAAGGGCGCTGGAACAGATACATGAAGCTCTGGAGGGAACGGATGCGGACCGGAAAGTGAAGGCCAAGGTCCGGCGCGTGAGGAAGGCATGGCCCGAACAGCTGAAGAAATACGAATCCCAGGGAAAGATTCTCGACGGGCGCAACAGCTACTCCAAGACAGACCCCGACGCCACGTTCATGCGGATGAAGGAGGACCACATGAGGAACGGGCAGCTCAAGCCCGGATACAACCCGCAGGTCAGTACCAACGGACAGTTCATCCTGAACTATACCCTCCACCAGTGTGCCGGTGACACCTCCACCTATCCCCTGCACATGGAAGACTTCCATTCCCTTTACGGCAGATATCCTGACGTGTCCGTCTGTGACGCCGGGTACGGAAGTGAGGAGAACTACCTGTACGCCTTCAGGCATGGCATTGAAACCTTCATAAAGTACAACTATTTCCACAAGGAACAGAAAAGGAGCTTCAGGAATGACCCGTTCCTGTCTGCCAACTTCTATTATAATGAAGAAACCGACGGCATGTACTGTCCGATGGGACAGAGGATGGAAAGACTCTCCGATGTAAAGCGGACGACAGACAACGGTTTTGTACAGACCATCTCAAGGTACAGGGCACGGAACTGCAAGGGCTGCCCGTTAAGATGCCGGTGTCACAGAAGCCGGTCGGAAAGGATTGTGCAGGTAAACCACAGGCTGAGGAAAATCAAGGAAAGGGAACGTGAGAAACTCCTTTCTGCGGAAGGTCTTAAATACCGGAGCCAGCGGCCGCAGGATGTGGAAGCCGTATTTGGAAACCTCAAGAACAACAAGCACTTCAAGAGGTTCCATCTCCGTGGGCTGAAAAAGGTGGAAATTGAATTTGGCCTGCTGGCCATAGCGCATAATCTTCAAAAGTAG
- a CDS encoding AAA family ATPase: protein MVHIDKINISISAHAYNDSNNIKHFGRILDFKNGLNLVVGDNTSGKTTIARCLFYCLGMEELIDGKTGTGAMDKSVKDVFRYNDPDSGDHEWYVLSSYVMIQLSNSKKEIITIRRNIKCDGLRDNILYVWKTPMTNDMKLNTSREYYIHRENDHNVEFCNGFYALLSNFSELPLKIVTARNTDKGTILYMQTLFALTYIEQTRGWSDFFANIRSFNIMNPKQRIIEYAMGYESNDNLITPDKLKERRKSLEEEWNTLTNDFISYLTYNELFVVGLMPALSKQKVALEELRYGIRDADCSMEDYIKRLQQSVSALESKQNAIKTAKDNNEYLEVLKKYQIHKEEYEKFCINLVMEIEKLNNIKKQVTEIEHEVKRYSSLIQVNNIVNDLDVKECPTCHQILPINNGHRFTILPEQIEESKNVLKMQKKFLSPMVDKIERSVKNKELNKLYLEKQLSVELEQLKMLAELNNVNLNPLSIAEQFELVNNRAKIAALSSVKSHIETVIKKLNIIKDNYISICDEIKALKNQDAIENPINIQLNRFKEYLYKFNYTSNRLSQIFFKEDDTIYKYFPIVQHSENIEEDIRSDSSASDFIRCLWAYYITLLAIGPNHPGFLVMDEPCQHSMKEQSLKNLFEECAKLSDKQIILFCSSQPHTEELDLNNRKQDNPKNIIESLVMALHNLKIHYQDIDPKAIIACV from the coding sequence GAACAGGGGCTATGGATAAATCTGTAAAAGATGTTTTTAGATATAATGATCCTGATAGTGGAGACCATGAATGGTATGTACTTTCTTCGTATGTAATGATACAGTTGTCTAATTCAAAAAAAGAAATTATCACAATACGAAGGAATATCAAATGTGATGGATTAAGAGATAATATCTTGTATGTATGGAAAACCCCAATGACGAATGATATGAAACTTAATACGAGTAGAGAGTATTACATACATCGAGAAAATGACCATAATGTAGAATTTTGTAACGGATTTTATGCACTTCTCTCTAATTTTTCAGAACTTCCTTTAAAAATAGTTACGGCAAGAAATACAGATAAGGGGACCATACTCTATATGCAGACTTTATTTGCTTTGACTTATATAGAACAAACACGTGGTTGGTCAGATTTTTTTGCAAATATACGGTCTTTTAATATTATGAATCCTAAACAGCGTATTATAGAATATGCTATGGGATATGAATCGAATGATAACTTGATTACTCCAGATAAACTTAAAGAGAGAAGAAAGTCTTTGGAGGAAGAATGGAATACTTTAACGAATGATTTTATCAGTTATTTGACTTATAACGAACTTTTCGTAGTAGGGCTAATGCCAGCATTATCCAAACAGAAAGTGGCTCTTGAAGAATTACGTTATGGGATACGTGATGCAGATTGCAGTATGGAAGATTATATTAAACGATTGCAACAATCTGTATCTGCGTTGGAAAGTAAACAGAATGCAATAAAGACTGCTAAAGATAATAATGAATATTTGGAAGTTCTAAAGAAGTACCAAATACATAAAGAGGAATATGAGAAATTTTGTATAAACCTCGTTATGGAAATAGAAAAATTGAATAATATAAAAAAACAAGTTACTGAAATTGAACATGAAGTTAAAAGATATTCTAGTTTAATTCAGGTTAATAATATTGTGAATGATTTAGATGTAAAAGAATGTCCAACTTGCCACCAAATTCTTCCTATAAATAATGGCCATCGGTTTACAATACTTCCTGAACAAATAGAAGAAAGTAAGAATGTATTGAAGATGCAAAAGAAATTTCTTTCGCCAATGGTAGATAAGATAGAAAGGTCTGTCAAGAATAAGGAATTAAATAAGTTGTACCTAGAAAAACAATTATCCGTAGAGTTGGAACAACTGAAAATGCTGGCAGAGTTAAATAATGTAAATCTGAATCCACTTTCTATTGCAGAACAATTTGAACTTGTAAATAATAGAGCAAAAATTGCGGCTCTAAGTAGTGTAAAATCTCATATTGAAACTGTGATTAAAAAACTTAATATAATTAAGGATAACTATATTTCAATCTGTGATGAAATTAAAGCTCTTAAAAATCAAGATGCAATTGAAAATCCTATAAATATTCAGCTGAATCGTTTTAAAGAATATCTTTACAAATTTAATTATACTAGCAATCGCTTATCACAGATTTTCTTCAAAGAGGATGATACAATATATAAGTATTTTCCAATTGTTCAGCATAGTGAAAATATAGAGGAAGATATCAGATCTGATTCATCTGCTTCAGATTTCATTAGATGTTTATGGGCGTATTATATTACTTTACTTGCTATAGGGCCCAACCATCCAGGTTTTCTTGTGATGGATGAGCCTTGCCAACATTCTATGAAGGAGCAAAGTCTTAAAAATCTTTTTGAGGAATGTGCAAAATTATCAGATAAACAAATAATATTATTTTGTTCCTCACAACCGCATACAGAAGAACTTGATTTGAATAACAGAAAACAAGATAATCCTAAAAATATCATAGAATCTTTAGTTATGGCTCTCCATAATTTGAAAATTCATTATCAGGATATTGATCCGAAAGCTATAATTGCTTGTGTGTAA